A stretch of Apis cerana isolate GH-2021 linkage group LG1, AcerK_1.0, whole genome shotgun sequence DNA encodes these proteins:
- the LOC108003520 gene encoding dynactin subunit 6 — translation MSSFVSRRTNVKIAVGALVCEESILKGDITIGPKTIIHPRASIIAEAGPIIIGEGNIIEEMATIANRLPPDTPEPATIPVQIIGSYNVFETDCTCEAFKVGDNNILESKAHVSREIELTNGCIIGASCSLTEPDIIPENTIIYGNDCQRREMHDKPYPPISQIEFLLKILPSYHHIRKANVKANKNEGGI, via the exons ATGAGTTCATTTGTCAGTCGTCGTACAAA TGTAAAAATAGCAGTAGGAGCTTTAGTATGCGAGGAAAGTATATTAAAAGGGGATATCACTATTGGACCAAAAACTATAATTCATCCAAGAGCAAGTATCATTGCAGAAGCTGGACCGATCATAATAGGTGAAGGAAACATTATAGAAGAAATGGCAACTATAGCAAACAG GTTACCACCAGATACTCCAGAACCAGCAACAATTCCCGTACAAATAATAGGCAGTTATAATGTATTCGAGACTGATTGTACTTGTGAAGCATTTAAAGTtggagataataatattttagaaagcaAAG caCATGTGAGTCGAGAAATTGAACTCACCAATGGTTGTATTATTGGAGCATCGTGTTCATTGACAGAACCAGATATAATACCtgaaaatactataatttatgGTAATGATTGTCAACGTAGAGAAATGCACGATAAACCATAT cCTCCAATAAgtcaaatagaatttttattaaaaatcttaccaAGTTATCATCATATTCGTAAAGCTAATGTAAAGGCAAATAAAAACGAAGGAGGAATATAA